The Epinephelus lanceolatus isolate andai-2023 chromosome 21, ASM4190304v1, whole genome shotgun sequence genome has a segment encoding these proteins:
- the sost gene encoding sclerostin encodes MQVSVALLVSSSVLLLLQGCCTTVRGWRVLKNGGTEILPEYRENTRTPHETVLPASNGGNNNNNNNNSNSMNNRAKNGGRTANTVSYSASELSCRELRSTRYITDGSCRSAKPVKELVCSGQCMPAHLMPNSIGRGKWWRGNASDYRCIPAHSRTRRVQLQCPNGNTRTYKIRVVTSCKCKRFRPHHNQSEAKEVPKTQRNKKHSRLSQDRSKNNTPALTGNSY; translated from the exons ATGCAGGTGTCTGTGGCGCTGCTCGTCTCCAGctcggtgctgctgctgctccagggATGCTGCACCACCGTCAGGGGCTGGAGGGTACTAAAGAACGGGGGCACGGAGATCTTACCGGAGTACAGGGAGAATACTCGGACACCTCACGAGACGGTACTACCGGCGTCTAACGgcggcaacaacaacaacaacaacaacaacagcaacagtatgAACAACAGGGCGAAGAACGGCGGCAGGACGGCCAACACTGTCTCCTACA GTGCCTCGGAGCTGAGCTGTCGGGAGCTGCGCTCCACCCGTTACATCACCGACGGGTCTTGCCGCAGTGCCAAGCCTGTGAAGGAGCTGGTGTGTTCGGGCCAGTGCATGCCGGCGCACCTCATGCCGAACTCCATCGGCCGCGGCAAGTGGTGGAGGGGCAACGCTTCGGACTACCGCTGCATCCCAGCCCACTCCCGGACAAGGAGGGTCCAGCTGCAGTGTCCCAATGGCAACACTCGGACTTACAAAATCCGCGTGGTCACCTCCTGCAAGTGCAAGCGCTTCAGGCCCCAccacaaccaatcagaggccaaGGAGGTCCCCAAGACGCAACGCAACAAGAAGCACAGTCGTTTGTCTCAGGACCGGAGCAAGAACAACACGCCGGCACTGACGGGCAACTCGTACTGA